In Glycine max cultivar Williams 82 chromosome 7, Glycine_max_v4.0, whole genome shotgun sequence, a single window of DNA contains:
- the LOC100785875 gene encoding uncharacterized protein isoform X2 encodes MAGKFGLGESLLPCKVEEDHHTEQGFMAGMNKKVYQTRSSSDKEKAKYMVWTNEMDKCLTKVLAEQVKKGNKVDNILKPAAFAGALKTLNEKYGLYLTKEHIKNRLKTWRKQFGVLKELLAHSGFMWNETKKMVVADNSVWNDYIKAHPDARIFRAKSIENYDQLCTILGNDQAIASLSDNVTDIDVTFAVDKGDPDLAIVSEIQTDGNQTKNFRWTVAMDHWLGKILVDQVRKGLKVDKVFLTEAYNTAVSAVNAKFGLHLTKFNVKNRLKTWKKQFEQLKEILSHTGFKWDGTKKMIIANDSTWNDYIRTHLDARTFRGRVFENYDQFCIIFGHFYEPLHWDESGTCDETVEALSVYPVNYDISVGRHIRWTSDMDSCLSAILVQQIKQGNRSKFDYTLRPDAFEASVLAINEKFQLYLTKEHVKNRLRTWKKQYAILKELMTQSGFEWDEKRKMVIANDSVWTEYIKKNPDARILKGRVIRNYNELCIILGHCDPADSSINGACANMGMTTDDGVMEVQETKEKEKVKNVVTWTDEMDHCLTELLVNQVMLGNRLEKFFKTSAYIAALTALNERFDLNLTKENIINRLKIWKKQYDVLKEMLSQGRFEWDEGCKMVVATDLAWDEYIKKHPYARHLRDRHIENYHELGMIVGDEQGSGNWSENFERFDVNLTPNYEEHAEAPALVLADVQISPDANASDEVQGSSEQTRARPSSSQSHSKQPSKRRRTSDVMLEMMSVMAADISRIADALSENNKTVCLEEVVEKVQNMPDFDDDLIIEACEYLCFDEKRALMFLKLDERLRKKWLLKRLRGQGS; translated from the exons ATGGCAG GAAAGTTTGGATTAGGGGAAAGTTTACTTCCATGTAAGGTCGAAGAAGACCATCACACTGAGCAAGGATTTATGGCAG GGATGAATAAAAAAGTATACCAGACTCGTAGTTCTAGTGACAAAGAGAAAGCAAAGTACATGGTTTGGACAAATGAAATGGACAAGTGCCTCACCAAGGTACTCGCTGAGCAAGTAAAAAAGGGGAATAAAGTGGATAACATTTTGAAGCCAGCAGCATTTGCAGGTGCACTGAAAACATTGAATGAAAAGTATGGTTTGTATTTGACAAAAGAACACATAAAAAATCGGCTGAAGACATGGAGGAAGCAGTTTGGGGTTTTGAAGGAACTGCTTGCTCATAGTGGATTTATGTGGAATGAGACAAAAAAGATGGTTGTTGCGGATAATTCTGTTTGGAATGACTACATCAAG GCACACCCTGATGCAAGGATTTTCCGAGCAAAGTCCATAGAAAACTATGATCAATTATGTACTATCCTTGGAAATGATCAAGCAATTGCAAGCCTTTCTGACAATGTTACAGACATAGATGTAACATTTGCAGTTGATAAGGGGGATCCAGATCTTGCCATTGTGTCTGAAATACAAACTGATGGAAACCAGACTAAAAACTTTAGGTGGACAGTTGCAATGGACCATTGGCTTGGAAAGATTCTTGTAGACCAAGTGAGGAAAGGGCTTAAAGTAGATAAAGTTTTTCTGACAGAAGCATATAACACAGCTGTTTCAGCCGTAAATGCAAAATTTGGGCTGCATCTAACAAAATTCAATGTTAAAAATCGACTTAAAACTTGGAAGAAACAGTTTGAACAGTTAAAGGAAATTCTGTCTCATACTGGATTTAAGTGGGATGGAACAAAGAAAATGATCATTGCAAATGATTCTACATGGAATGACTACATCCGG ACACATCTAGATGCAAGGACTTTCCGTGGTAGAGTTTTTGAGAACTATGATCAGTTCTGCATTATTTTTGGCCATTTTTATGAGCCTTTGCATTGGGATGAATCTGGGACTTGTGATGAGACAGTTGAGGCTCTAAGTGTCTACCCAGTTAACTATGATATCAGTGTAGGAAGGCACATAAGGTGGACAAGTGACATGGACAGTTGTCTATCTGCAATCCTTGTGCAGCAAATAAAACAAGGTAACAGAAGCAAATTTGACTACACATTGAGACCTGATGCATTTGAAGCATCTGTGTTGGCTATTAATGAGAAGTTTCAGCTTTATTTGACGAAAGAACAtgttaaaaatcgtcttagaacaTGGAAGAAACAGTATGCCATTCTGAAGGAACTTATGACCCAGAGTGGCTTTGAATGGGATGAGAAGCGAAAAATGGTAATTGCAAATGATTCTGTATGGACTGAATATATTAAG AAAAATCCTGATGCTCGAATTCTTAAAGGACGAGTTATCAGAAACTACAATGAATTGTGCATAATTCTAGGTCATTGTGATCCAGCAGATAGTTCCATTAATGGTGCTTGTGCTAATATGGGTATGACTACAGACGATGGTGTTATGGAGGTTCAagagacaaaagaaaaagaaaaagttaagaatgTTGTGACATGGACAGATGAGATGGATCATTGCTTGACAGAGTTGCTAGTCAATCAAGTAATGTTGGGAAACAGGCTTGAGAAATTTTTCAAGACCTCCGCATATATAGCTGCTCTAACTGCTCTAAATGAGAGATTTGACCTgaatttaacaaaagaaaacattatAAACCGGTTGAAAATATGGAAGAAACAGTATGACGTTTTGAAGGAAATGCTCTCTCAAGGGAGATTTGAGTGGGATGAGGGATGTAAGATGGTTGTTGCAACTGACTTAGCATGGGATGAATACATTAAG AAACATCCTTATGCTAGGCATTTGAGAGACCGGCATATAGAGAATTACCATGAATTAGGTATGATTGTTGGTGATGAGCAAGGAAGTGGAAATTGGTCTGAAAACTTTGAGAGGTTTGATGTAAATCTTACACCTAACTATGAAGAGCATGCAGAAGCTCCTGCACTGGTGTTGGCTGATGTACAGATAAGCCCTGATGCTAATGCAAGTGATGAAGTGCAGGGTTCATCTGAGCAGACAAGGGCAAGGCCTTCATCATCACAATCACATTCAAAGCAACCATCAAAAAGAAGACGCACCAGTGATGTTATGCTAGAAATGATGAGTGTTATGGCTGCAGATATCAGTCGAATCGCCGATGCATTGAGTGAAAATAACAAGACCGTGTGCTTGGAGGAAGTGGTTGAAAAGGTACAAAATATGCCGGACTTTGACGACGATCTCATCATTGAAGCTTGTGAGTATTTATGTTTTGACGAAAAGAGGGCATTGATGTTTTTGAAATTAGATGAGAGATTAAGGAAAAAGTGGTTGTTGAAACGATTGCGTGGTCAAGGTAGTTAA
- the LOC100785875 gene encoding uncharacterized protein isoform X1 — MAGKFGLGESLLPCKVEEDHHTEQGFMAGIRVTYQPVVLESNRSPCLEIEEGPPGMNKKVYQTRSSSDKEKAKYMVWTNEMDKCLTKVLAEQVKKGNKVDNILKPAAFAGALKTLNEKYGLYLTKEHIKNRLKTWRKQFGVLKELLAHSGFMWNETKKMVVADNSVWNDYIKAHPDARIFRAKSIENYDQLCTILGNDQAIASLSDNVTDIDVTFAVDKGDPDLAIVSEIQTDGNQTKNFRWTVAMDHWLGKILVDQVRKGLKVDKVFLTEAYNTAVSAVNAKFGLHLTKFNVKNRLKTWKKQFEQLKEILSHTGFKWDGTKKMIIANDSTWNDYIRTHLDARTFRGRVFENYDQFCIIFGHFYEPLHWDESGTCDETVEALSVYPVNYDISVGRHIRWTSDMDSCLSAILVQQIKQGNRSKFDYTLRPDAFEASVLAINEKFQLYLTKEHVKNRLRTWKKQYAILKELMTQSGFEWDEKRKMVIANDSVWTEYIKKNPDARILKGRVIRNYNELCIILGHCDPADSSINGACANMGMTTDDGVMEVQETKEKEKVKNVVTWTDEMDHCLTELLVNQVMLGNRLEKFFKTSAYIAALTALNERFDLNLTKENIINRLKIWKKQYDVLKEMLSQGRFEWDEGCKMVVATDLAWDEYIKKHPYARHLRDRHIENYHELGMIVGDEQGSGNWSENFERFDVNLTPNYEEHAEAPALVLADVQISPDANASDEVQGSSEQTRARPSSSQSHSKQPSKRRRTSDVMLEMMSVMAADISRIADALSENNKTVCLEEVVEKVQNMPDFDDDLIIEACEYLCFDEKRALMFLKLDERLRKKWLLKRLRGQGS; from the exons ATGGCAG GAAAGTTTGGATTAGGGGAAAGTTTACTTCCATGTAAGGTCGAAGAAGACCATCACACTGAGCAAGGATTTATGGCAGGTATACGTGTCACTTATCAACCGGTTGTTCTGGAATCGAACCGAAGCCCATGCCTTGAAATAGAAGAAGGCCCACCAG GGATGAATAAAAAAGTATACCAGACTCGTAGTTCTAGTGACAAAGAGAAAGCAAAGTACATGGTTTGGACAAATGAAATGGACAAGTGCCTCACCAAGGTACTCGCTGAGCAAGTAAAAAAGGGGAATAAAGTGGATAACATTTTGAAGCCAGCAGCATTTGCAGGTGCACTGAAAACATTGAATGAAAAGTATGGTTTGTATTTGACAAAAGAACACATAAAAAATCGGCTGAAGACATGGAGGAAGCAGTTTGGGGTTTTGAAGGAACTGCTTGCTCATAGTGGATTTATGTGGAATGAGACAAAAAAGATGGTTGTTGCGGATAATTCTGTTTGGAATGACTACATCAAG GCACACCCTGATGCAAGGATTTTCCGAGCAAAGTCCATAGAAAACTATGATCAATTATGTACTATCCTTGGAAATGATCAAGCAATTGCAAGCCTTTCTGACAATGTTACAGACATAGATGTAACATTTGCAGTTGATAAGGGGGATCCAGATCTTGCCATTGTGTCTGAAATACAAACTGATGGAAACCAGACTAAAAACTTTAGGTGGACAGTTGCAATGGACCATTGGCTTGGAAAGATTCTTGTAGACCAAGTGAGGAAAGGGCTTAAAGTAGATAAAGTTTTTCTGACAGAAGCATATAACACAGCTGTTTCAGCCGTAAATGCAAAATTTGGGCTGCATCTAACAAAATTCAATGTTAAAAATCGACTTAAAACTTGGAAGAAACAGTTTGAACAGTTAAAGGAAATTCTGTCTCATACTGGATTTAAGTGGGATGGAACAAAGAAAATGATCATTGCAAATGATTCTACATGGAATGACTACATCCGG ACACATCTAGATGCAAGGACTTTCCGTGGTAGAGTTTTTGAGAACTATGATCAGTTCTGCATTATTTTTGGCCATTTTTATGAGCCTTTGCATTGGGATGAATCTGGGACTTGTGATGAGACAGTTGAGGCTCTAAGTGTCTACCCAGTTAACTATGATATCAGTGTAGGAAGGCACATAAGGTGGACAAGTGACATGGACAGTTGTCTATCTGCAATCCTTGTGCAGCAAATAAAACAAGGTAACAGAAGCAAATTTGACTACACATTGAGACCTGATGCATTTGAAGCATCTGTGTTGGCTATTAATGAGAAGTTTCAGCTTTATTTGACGAAAGAACAtgttaaaaatcgtcttagaacaTGGAAGAAACAGTATGCCATTCTGAAGGAACTTATGACCCAGAGTGGCTTTGAATGGGATGAGAAGCGAAAAATGGTAATTGCAAATGATTCTGTATGGACTGAATATATTAAG AAAAATCCTGATGCTCGAATTCTTAAAGGACGAGTTATCAGAAACTACAATGAATTGTGCATAATTCTAGGTCATTGTGATCCAGCAGATAGTTCCATTAATGGTGCTTGTGCTAATATGGGTATGACTACAGACGATGGTGTTATGGAGGTTCAagagacaaaagaaaaagaaaaagttaagaatgTTGTGACATGGACAGATGAGATGGATCATTGCTTGACAGAGTTGCTAGTCAATCAAGTAATGTTGGGAAACAGGCTTGAGAAATTTTTCAAGACCTCCGCATATATAGCTGCTCTAACTGCTCTAAATGAGAGATTTGACCTgaatttaacaaaagaaaacattatAAACCGGTTGAAAATATGGAAGAAACAGTATGACGTTTTGAAGGAAATGCTCTCTCAAGGGAGATTTGAGTGGGATGAGGGATGTAAGATGGTTGTTGCAACTGACTTAGCATGGGATGAATACATTAAG AAACATCCTTATGCTAGGCATTTGAGAGACCGGCATATAGAGAATTACCATGAATTAGGTATGATTGTTGGTGATGAGCAAGGAAGTGGAAATTGGTCTGAAAACTTTGAGAGGTTTGATGTAAATCTTACACCTAACTATGAAGAGCATGCAGAAGCTCCTGCACTGGTGTTGGCTGATGTACAGATAAGCCCTGATGCTAATGCAAGTGATGAAGTGCAGGGTTCATCTGAGCAGACAAGGGCAAGGCCTTCATCATCACAATCACATTCAAAGCAACCATCAAAAAGAAGACGCACCAGTGATGTTATGCTAGAAATGATGAGTGTTATGGCTGCAGATATCAGTCGAATCGCCGATGCATTGAGTGAAAATAACAAGACCGTGTGCTTGGAGGAAGTGGTTGAAAAGGTACAAAATATGCCGGACTTTGACGACGATCTCATCATTGAAGCTTGTGAGTATTTATGTTTTGACGAAAAGAGGGCATTGATGTTTTTGAAATTAGATGAGAGATTAAGGAAAAAGTGGTTGTTGAAACGATTGCGTGGTCAAGGTAGTTAA
- the LOC100785875 gene encoding uncharacterized protein isoform X3, with protein MQLCAGHASTNARMNKKVYQTRSSSDKEKAKYMVWTNEMDKCLTKVLAEQVKKGNKVDNILKPAAFAGALKTLNEKYGLYLTKEHIKNRLKTWRKQFGVLKELLAHSGFMWNETKKMVVADNSVWNDYIKAHPDARIFRAKSIENYDQLCTILGNDQAIASLSDNVTDIDVTFAVDKGDPDLAIVSEIQTDGNQTKNFRWTVAMDHWLGKILVDQVRKGLKVDKVFLTEAYNTAVSAVNAKFGLHLTKFNVKNRLKTWKKQFEQLKEILSHTGFKWDGTKKMIIANDSTWNDYIRTHLDARTFRGRVFENYDQFCIIFGHFYEPLHWDESGTCDETVEALSVYPVNYDISVGRHIRWTSDMDSCLSAILVQQIKQGNRSKFDYTLRPDAFEASVLAINEKFQLYLTKEHVKNRLRTWKKQYAILKELMTQSGFEWDEKRKMVIANDSVWTEYIKKNPDARILKGRVIRNYNELCIILGHCDPADSSINGACANMGMTTDDGVMEVQETKEKEKVKNVVTWTDEMDHCLTELLVNQVMLGNRLEKFFKTSAYIAALTALNERFDLNLTKENIINRLKIWKKQYDVLKEMLSQGRFEWDEGCKMVVATDLAWDEYIKKHPYARHLRDRHIENYHELGMIVGDEQGSGNWSENFERFDVNLTPNYEEHAEAPALVLADVQISPDANASDEVQGSSEQTRARPSSSQSHSKQPSKRRRTSDVMLEMMSVMAADISRIADALSENNKTVCLEEVVEKVQNMPDFDDDLIIEACEYLCFDEKRALMFLKLDERLRKKWLLKRLRGQGS; from the exons ATGCAGCTTTGTGCCGGTCATGCTTCCACCAATGCGA GGATGAATAAAAAAGTATACCAGACTCGTAGTTCTAGTGACAAAGAGAAAGCAAAGTACATGGTTTGGACAAATGAAATGGACAAGTGCCTCACCAAGGTACTCGCTGAGCAAGTAAAAAAGGGGAATAAAGTGGATAACATTTTGAAGCCAGCAGCATTTGCAGGTGCACTGAAAACATTGAATGAAAAGTATGGTTTGTATTTGACAAAAGAACACATAAAAAATCGGCTGAAGACATGGAGGAAGCAGTTTGGGGTTTTGAAGGAACTGCTTGCTCATAGTGGATTTATGTGGAATGAGACAAAAAAGATGGTTGTTGCGGATAATTCTGTTTGGAATGACTACATCAAG GCACACCCTGATGCAAGGATTTTCCGAGCAAAGTCCATAGAAAACTATGATCAATTATGTACTATCCTTGGAAATGATCAAGCAATTGCAAGCCTTTCTGACAATGTTACAGACATAGATGTAACATTTGCAGTTGATAAGGGGGATCCAGATCTTGCCATTGTGTCTGAAATACAAACTGATGGAAACCAGACTAAAAACTTTAGGTGGACAGTTGCAATGGACCATTGGCTTGGAAAGATTCTTGTAGACCAAGTGAGGAAAGGGCTTAAAGTAGATAAAGTTTTTCTGACAGAAGCATATAACACAGCTGTTTCAGCCGTAAATGCAAAATTTGGGCTGCATCTAACAAAATTCAATGTTAAAAATCGACTTAAAACTTGGAAGAAACAGTTTGAACAGTTAAAGGAAATTCTGTCTCATACTGGATTTAAGTGGGATGGAACAAAGAAAATGATCATTGCAAATGATTCTACATGGAATGACTACATCCGG ACACATCTAGATGCAAGGACTTTCCGTGGTAGAGTTTTTGAGAACTATGATCAGTTCTGCATTATTTTTGGCCATTTTTATGAGCCTTTGCATTGGGATGAATCTGGGACTTGTGATGAGACAGTTGAGGCTCTAAGTGTCTACCCAGTTAACTATGATATCAGTGTAGGAAGGCACATAAGGTGGACAAGTGACATGGACAGTTGTCTATCTGCAATCCTTGTGCAGCAAATAAAACAAGGTAACAGAAGCAAATTTGACTACACATTGAGACCTGATGCATTTGAAGCATCTGTGTTGGCTATTAATGAGAAGTTTCAGCTTTATTTGACGAAAGAACAtgttaaaaatcgtcttagaacaTGGAAGAAACAGTATGCCATTCTGAAGGAACTTATGACCCAGAGTGGCTTTGAATGGGATGAGAAGCGAAAAATGGTAATTGCAAATGATTCTGTATGGACTGAATATATTAAG AAAAATCCTGATGCTCGAATTCTTAAAGGACGAGTTATCAGAAACTACAATGAATTGTGCATAATTCTAGGTCATTGTGATCCAGCAGATAGTTCCATTAATGGTGCTTGTGCTAATATGGGTATGACTACAGACGATGGTGTTATGGAGGTTCAagagacaaaagaaaaagaaaaagttaagaatgTTGTGACATGGACAGATGAGATGGATCATTGCTTGACAGAGTTGCTAGTCAATCAAGTAATGTTGGGAAACAGGCTTGAGAAATTTTTCAAGACCTCCGCATATATAGCTGCTCTAACTGCTCTAAATGAGAGATTTGACCTgaatttaacaaaagaaaacattatAAACCGGTTGAAAATATGGAAGAAACAGTATGACGTTTTGAAGGAAATGCTCTCTCAAGGGAGATTTGAGTGGGATGAGGGATGTAAGATGGTTGTTGCAACTGACTTAGCATGGGATGAATACATTAAG AAACATCCTTATGCTAGGCATTTGAGAGACCGGCATATAGAGAATTACCATGAATTAGGTATGATTGTTGGTGATGAGCAAGGAAGTGGAAATTGGTCTGAAAACTTTGAGAGGTTTGATGTAAATCTTACACCTAACTATGAAGAGCATGCAGAAGCTCCTGCACTGGTGTTGGCTGATGTACAGATAAGCCCTGATGCTAATGCAAGTGATGAAGTGCAGGGTTCATCTGAGCAGACAAGGGCAAGGCCTTCATCATCACAATCACATTCAAAGCAACCATCAAAAAGAAGACGCACCAGTGATGTTATGCTAGAAATGATGAGTGTTATGGCTGCAGATATCAGTCGAATCGCCGATGCATTGAGTGAAAATAACAAGACCGTGTGCTTGGAGGAAGTGGTTGAAAAGGTACAAAATATGCCGGACTTTGACGACGATCTCATCATTGAAGCTTGTGAGTATTTATGTTTTGACGAAAAGAGGGCATTGATGTTTTTGAAATTAGATGAGAGATTAAGGAAAAAGTGGTTGTTGAAACGATTGCGTGGTCAAGGTAGTTAA